The genomic region GAGAATAAAAAATTAAAAATCTACGGAACTCAATTTCATCCAGAGGTTTATCATACGAAAAATGGGAAAAAGATAATTAAAAATTTTATTTTTAAAATAGCAGGTGCTAAAAGAGAATGGAAGATTGGTAGGTTTATTGAAGAAAAAATAAAAGAAATAAGAGAGAAGGTTAGAGATAAACCCTGTTTTCTTGCTCTATCGGGTGGTGTTGATTCTTCTGTTCTTGCTTTTCTTCTCAGAAAATCAATACCAGAAAATTTTTATCCAATTTTTGTGGATACAGGTTTATTAAAGGAAAAGGAAAAAGAAAGAGTTGAAAGAATTTTTAAAGATTTCAAAAATTTGAAAATTGTGGAGGCAAAGGATGATTTTTTAAATGCACTCAAAGGTGTTAAGGATCCTGAAGAAAAGAGAAAAATAATAGGTAAAGTTTTTTTTGAAGTATTTGAAAGAGAAGCAAGAAGTATTAGTAAGGAAAAAGGTGAAAAAATTGGTTTTTTAGCCCAAGGAACTCTTTATCCTGATTTGATTGAGTCAAAAAGCTATAAGGGACCCTCAAGTAAAATAAAAACCCATCATAATGTGGGTGGTGTTCCAGAAAAGCATCCCTTTATTTTAATTGAGCCCTTTAAAGAACTTTTTAAGGATGAGGTAAGAACTATAGGTAAAAAATTAAAAGTTCCTGATGAGATAATTAAAAGACATCCTTTTCCCGGTCCTGGTATGGCAGTGAGAATAATTGGTGAAATTAATGAAGAGAAACTGGAAATTATAAAAAAAGCAGATTTAATTGTAGAGGAAGAAATAAAAAGAGCAAAGCTTTACGATAAATTGTGGCAGGTTTTTCCTGTTCTTTTACCTGTAAAATCAGTAGGAGTAATGGGTGATACAAGGACTTATGAAAATGTTATTGCCATAAGGGCTGTTAAAAGTGTTGATGGAATGACTGCTGATTGGGCAAAACTCCCCTATTTTTTACTTGATAAAATAGCAAGGAGAATAATCGGAGAAATAAAAGGTGTCAATAGGGTGGTTTATGATATAACTTCAAAACCTCCTTCAACAATAGAATGGGAGTGATTGAAGTAGCTTATAAAATATTATCATTTTTAAGTTATCCTTTAGGCAAGAATAGAATTAAAGATTTCAGAGCAGATAAAGATTCAATATGGTTTCATGCTGCTTCTCTTGGTGAAGTTATTTCAATAAAGCCTTTAATAGATTATTTTAAAGGAAAAGGTATATCTTTTTTTTTAACCACAATGACAGAATCAGGAAAAAAATTAGCAGAAGAAGATTTTAAAGGTAATGTTTTTTTGTTTCCTTATGATAATCCCCTTTTTATAAAAGAAATTTTAAAAAAATCTAAGTTAATAGTTTTTGCTGAAAGTGAGTTCTGGCCGAATACAATTCTTGAAATAAGGAAAAATAAAAAAAGAATAATTCTTGTTAATGGTAGAATTTCTGAGAACTCTTTTAGAAAGTGGAAGGTTTTTAAAAATTTTTTTAAGAAAATTTTATTTTGTTTTGATAGATTTTTTGTAATAAGCAGTAAAGAAAAAAAATATTTAAAATATTTCGGAGCCGATAATAAAAAGATTTTTGTATCCGGAAATTTGAAACTTTTAAGTATAAAAAGAGAAGTCCTTCCTCTTTTTGATAAGCCCTTTGATTTTACCATCACTTTTGCAAGTGTAAGATCAGGTGAGTTTAAGGGTTTAGTAAATTTTATAGAAAAAGTTATAAAGATAAATGAAAAGATTGGTTTTATAATAGCTGTTAGACATTTAAGCACCCTAATTTTACTTGAAAACATTTTAAGGGTTAAAAATATTGAATATGTGAAATTTACTGAAAATAGAGAAAAAATAAAAGAAAAAAAGAGGGTTTTAATTCTTGATACTCTCGGAGACTTGATAAGAGTTTATCCTGTAAGTGATGCTGTTA from candidate division WOR-3 bacterium harbors:
- a CDS encoding glycosyltransferase N-terminal domain-containing protein — translated: MGVIEVAYKILSFLSYPLGKNRIKDFRADKDSIWFHAASLGEVISIKPLIDYFKGKGISFFLTTMTESGKKLAEEDFKGNVFLFPYDNPLFIKEILKKSKLIVFAESEFWPNTILEIRKNKKRIILVNGRISENSFRKWKVFKNFFKKILFCFDRFFVISSKEKKYLKYFGADNKKIFVSGNLKLLSIKREVLPLFDKPFDFTITFASVRSGEFKGLVNFIEKVIKINEKIGFIIAVRHLSTLILLENILRVKNIEYVKFTENREKIKEKKRVLILDTLGDLIRVYPVSDAVIVGGTFAPYGGHNLLEPAQFGVPVFFGPYTSNVKGMEEILLKERGGIKCKTFDELFEIFLKFVNDKKEIENLGRNAKRAFERARKITENGFNEIVKYLESNL
- the guaA gene encoding glutamine-hydrolyzing GMP synthase, whose protein sequence is MKRDKILIIDFGSQYTMLIARRIRELNVYSVILSPFEENLIEKVNADDVKGIILSGGPSSVYDESAPKIPIEIFNSEKPILGICYGLQLIAHLLGGKVSKSKKREYGYALFKVIRNSILFDGVERKFQVWMSHGDYVEKLPEGFVCTGKTEDSPYASIENKKLKIYGTQFHPEVYHTKNGKKIIKNFIFKIAGAKREWKIGRFIEEKIKEIREKVRDKPCFLALSGGVDSSVLAFLLRKSIPENFYPIFVDTGLLKEKEKERVERIFKDFKNLKIVEAKDDFLNALKGVKDPEEKRKIIGKVFFEVFEREARSISKEKGEKIGFLAQGTLYPDLIESKSYKGPSSKIKTHHNVGGVPEKHPFILIEPFKELFKDEVRTIGKKLKVPDEIIKRHPFPGPGMAVRIIGEINEEKLEIIKKADLIVEEEIKRAKLYDKLWQVFPVLLPVKSVGVMGDTRTYENVIAIRAVKSVDGMTADWAKLPYFLLDKIARRIIGEIKGVNRVVYDITSKPPSTIEWE